A window of Mucilaginibacter paludis DSM 18603 contains these coding sequences:
- a CDS encoding FecR family protein, translated as MEQKYAPGELIKKYNEGTCSEEEKAIVESWHLNDLAESTFVPSEESIRSLNTKMRQTIIAHSQSAPIVRKLWPRIAAAASILLFLSVGAYLYFNKAETKQQTAQNQIQDITPGTNKATITLANGKQIVLTDAKTGLLANQGSAAINKTADGQVIYNASKASPTGRDLEGATYNTMSTPRGGQHGLILSDGTKVWLDAASSITFPVAFTGKDRSVKITGQVYFEVVHNAAQPFRVTVKGQTIEDLGTHFNISAYDDEPAVITTLIEGSVQVATGEQVALLQPGEEALVGNGTHKIAVHQANVQQAIAWKDGLFRFNQTELKTIMRQISRWYDLDVIYEGNVVNDAFDGQIPRDVKLSQLLKILASNQIHFQVENRGNSKTLVIKP; from the coding sequence ATGGAACAAAAATACGCACCCGGAGAATTAATTAAAAAGTATAACGAAGGTACCTGTAGCGAGGAGGAGAAAGCCATTGTTGAAAGTTGGCATTTAAACGACCTCGCCGAAAGTACCTTTGTACCATCGGAAGAAAGCATCAGGTCTTTGAATACTAAAATGCGGCAAACCATTATTGCCCATTCTCAATCTGCCCCCATCGTACGCAAATTATGGCCACGCATCGCCGCGGCCGCTTCAATTTTATTATTCCTTTCTGTTGGGGCATATCTGTACTTTAATAAAGCTGAAACAAAGCAGCAAACCGCCCAAAACCAAATACAGGATATAACGCCCGGCACTAACAAAGCAACTATTACCCTGGCTAATGGTAAGCAAATTGTTTTAACAGATGCAAAAACTGGCTTATTAGCTAATCAGGGCAGCGCCGCCATCAACAAAACCGCCGATGGGCAAGTTATTTACAATGCTTCAAAAGCATCCCCAACCGGGAGAGATTTAGAGGGGGCTACTTATAATACCATGAGCACTCCGCGCGGTGGCCAGCATGGGCTCATTTTATCGGATGGAACAAAAGTATGGCTCGACGCGGCTTCTTCCATCACGTTCCCCGTGGCCTTTACTGGGAAAGATAGGTCGGTGAAAATTACCGGCCAGGTTTATTTTGAGGTGGTGCACAATGCTGCCCAACCATTCCGGGTAACGGTAAAGGGGCAAACCATTGAAGATTTGGGCACCCATTTTAATATTAGCGCTTATGATGATGAGCCCGCTGTGATAACCACCTTGATTGAGGGCAGCGTACAGGTAGCTACGGGTGAACAAGTGGCTTTATTGCAGCCTGGTGAGGAAGCTTTGGTTGGCAACGGAACTCATAAAATAGCGGTACATCAGGCAAATGTTCAACAAGCCATTGCCTGGAAGGATGGTTTGTTCCGTTTTAACCAAACAGAGCTAAAAACTATTATGCGGCAAATATCGCGCTGGTATGATCTGGATGTAATTTACGAGGGAAATGTGGTTAATGATGCCTTCGATGGGCAAATTCCGCGGGATGTTAAATTATCCCAATTGTTAAAAATACTGGCCTCCAACCAGATACACTTCCAGGTTGAAAATAGAGGAAATAGTAAAACGCTGGTTATTAAACCTTAA
- a CDS encoding SusC/RagA family TonB-linked outer membrane protein, translating into MKLTVFIITLACLQVSAKVYSQISLSEKNASLSKVINMIQQQSGYSFFYKHSLLRDIHISADLKNATLADALNKVLAEQQLTYEIIDKSVVIKKKEISFLDQLINAIKAIDVHGKVVDEKGEPLPGATILVKGRNLLTTTSIAGEFSLTGIDEKAEITISSVGYKMITIKAAKEMGTIRMEVLISALDQVQVIAYGTTTKRLNTGDITTIKADDIANEPISNPLMVLEGNVPGLNLKQASGQTGSGVNIQIRGYNSIQQGSAPLYIVDGVPYPGSSIGTFSFGNGGQSPLESLNPSDIESIDVLKDADATAIYGSRGANGVILITTKKGKAGNTKFNATVYQGNADVSRKLDLLNTPQYIQMRQEAFKNDGITPTAVNAPDLVSWDNNRYTDWQKMLIGGTAHHTNANASLSGGSENTQYVFSMNYNRQTSVLPGSEAETRGVGRFSINNKSNNGKFKMSVSGSYSVDDNELPQIDLTRYILLAPNAPSLYDQNGNLNWSENGGSFTNPLSFLLKKNTLKTDNFLGNLSLSYEVIPGLFLKTTAGYNLIQLGYISLTPLASQDPSTSRTATATFQDVTGKNWNIEPQLEYIVSLGKGKLDALFGTSIEDNVQNVNNILATGFPSDNVLTAAEFATTVTAQTSLVEYRYQALFARLNYAWDNKYLLNITARRDGSSRFGSDKQVSNFGAVGAAWIFSDENFIKKSVPFLSFGKLRGSYGVTGNDQIGDYQYLDNYSSALAYQGQVSYTPSRLFNADYSWEITKKLEGAIELGALSNRVNLTVAYFRDRSGNQLVSYTLPGQTGFTSILANFPALVQNSGWEYTLATTNIHAAKFTWSTSANLTVLENKLLAFPNLATSSYASSLVIGQPTTIQKYLVAQGVNPTTGLYQFNGTSIPTNETSVTNTTPKFYGGITNSFTYGNFDLSFLFQFVKQNGVSEFGAFPYAPGVLTTGALSNQPASVLARWQAPGDVTSIQKFTTSNTAYTYLAYSDASVTDASFIRLKNIAFDYRLPANLMHRIKLNSCKVFIQGQNLLTITRYKGLDPETATFNGQGFSAGLVLPTLKTLVIGIQTSL; encoded by the coding sequence ATGAAGCTAACGGTATTTATTATCACCCTCGCTTGCCTTCAGGTATCCGCTAAAGTTTACTCGCAAATCAGTCTGTCTGAAAAAAATGCGTCACTGTCAAAAGTCATTAACATGATCCAGCAGCAAAGCGGGTATTCCTTTTTTTACAAACACAGTTTATTGCGCGATATCCATATTTCTGCCGATTTAAAAAATGCTACGCTGGCAGATGCGCTGAATAAAGTGCTGGCAGAGCAGCAATTAACTTATGAAATAATTGACAAGAGTGTAGTGATCAAAAAGAAAGAAATTTCGTTTTTGGATCAATTGATCAATGCCATTAAAGCCATAGATGTTCATGGAAAAGTGGTTGACGAAAAAGGTGAGCCATTGCCGGGCGCAACCATATTGGTAAAAGGGAGGAATTTGTTAACTACGACCAGCATAGCCGGCGAATTTAGTTTAACAGGAATTGATGAAAAAGCCGAGATCACGATATCATCAGTAGGTTATAAAATGATAACCATTAAAGCCGCTAAAGAAATGGGAACTATCCGGATGGAGGTTTTGATATCGGCGCTCGACCAGGTACAGGTTATTGCCTACGGTACTACCACCAAGCGCTTGAATACCGGAGATATAACTACCATTAAAGCCGATGATATTGCCAACGAACCTATATCCAATCCGTTAATGGTTTTAGAAGGTAACGTGCCTGGTTTAAATCTTAAACAAGCCAGTGGCCAAACCGGGTCGGGAGTAAATATACAGATCAGGGGATACAATTCTATCCAGCAAGGCAGCGCACCCTTATATATTGTTGACGGAGTGCCTTATCCGGGTTCGTCCATAGGCACATTTAGTTTTGGAAATGGGGGCCAAAGCCCGCTTGAAAGTTTAAATCCATCGGACATAGAATCCATTGATGTACTAAAGGATGCGGACGCAACGGCAATTTATGGTTCAAGGGGTGCCAATGGTGTGATCCTGATTACAACCAAAAAAGGGAAAGCCGGAAATACAAAATTCAATGCGACTGTTTACCAGGGCAATGCGGATGTATCCCGGAAACTTGACCTTTTAAATACGCCGCAGTATATCCAGATGCGCCAGGAGGCATTTAAAAACGACGGAATTACCCCCACAGCTGTAAATGCCCCCGACCTGGTATCGTGGGATAACAATAGATACACAGACTGGCAAAAGATGCTGATTGGTGGTACCGCACATCATACCAATGCCAATGCCTCTTTATCGGGTGGATCTGAAAATACACAATATGTATTTAGCATGAACTATAACCGCCAGACCTCGGTTTTGCCGGGAAGTGAAGCTGAAACGCGTGGAGTAGGCCGATTCAGCATCAACAACAAATCTAATAACGGCAAATTCAAGATGTCGGTAAGCGGAAGCTACAGTGTGGACGATAATGAACTTCCTCAAATAGATTTAACAAGGTATATTCTTTTGGCACCAAATGCACCGTCTTTATACGATCAAAACGGCAATTTGAACTGGTCTGAAAATGGAGGTTCCTTTACCAATCCATTGAGTTTTCTGCTAAAAAAGAATACTTTAAAAACGGATAACTTTTTGGGGAATCTCAGTTTAAGTTACGAGGTGATCCCTGGCCTGTTCTTGAAAACCACGGCGGGTTATAATCTTATCCAACTGGGTTATATCTCTTTAACGCCGTTAGCTTCGCAGGACCCGTCAACATCCAGAACCGCTACAGCTACTTTTCAGGATGTTACCGGCAAAAACTGGAACATAGAACCCCAGTTAGAATATATTGTAAGCTTAGGCAAGGGTAAATTAGACGCCCTTTTTGGAACAAGCATTGAGGACAATGTTCAAAACGTCAATAATATCCTGGCAACAGGTTTCCCCAGCGATAATGTATTAACAGCAGCCGAGTTTGCTACCACGGTAACCGCCCAAACGTCGCTGGTAGAATACCGGTATCAGGCTTTATTTGCCCGCTTAAACTATGCCTGGGATAATAAGTACCTGCTGAACATCACTGCCCGTAGGGATGGCTCATCGCGGTTTGGGTCTGATAAGCAGGTATCGAACTTTGGAGCTGTGGGAGCAGCATGGATCTTTAGCGACGAAAATTTCATCAAAAAATCGGTTCCGTTTTTAAGTTTCGGAAAATTGCGCGGCAGCTATGGTGTTACCGGAAATGATCAGATAGGCGATTACCAATACCTTGATAACTACAGCTCGGCCCTTGCCTATCAAGGCCAGGTGAGTTACACCCCATCCCGCTTGTTCAATGCGGATTATAGCTGGGAGATTACCAAAAAACTGGAGGGAGCCATTGAGTTAGGTGCCCTCTCTAACAGGGTCAACCTGACCGTTGCCTATTTCAGGGACAGGAGCGGTAACCAGCTGGTTAGCTATACCTTGCCCGGGCAAACCGGTTTTACCAGTATACTGGCCAATTTTCCTGCCCTGGTGCAAAATTCCGGTTGGGAATATACCCTGGCAACTACTAATATCCACGCAGCTAAATTTACATGGAGCACATCTGCCAACCTTACCGTTCTGGAAAACAAATTACTGGCTTTTCCAAACCTGGCTACATCAAGCTATGCCAGCAGCTTAGTTATTGGCCAGCCTACAACTATCCAAAAGTATCTTGTTGCACAAGGGGTTAATCCAACAACCGGCCTTTATCAGTTTAACGGCACATCCATTCCAACAAACGAAACCAGCGTTACCAACACCACGCCTAAATTTTATGGGGGTATAACCAATAGCTTTACTTATGGTAACTTTGATCTGAGTTTTTTATTCCAGTTTGTTAAACAAAACGGAGTTAGCGAATTTGGTGCATTTCCATACGCACCGGGCGTTTTAACAACAGGTGCTTTATCAAACCAACCCGCATCTGTGCTTGCAAGGTGGCAAGCTCCAGGGGATGTTACAAGCATACAAAAATTTACCACGTCAAATACGGCATACACTTATTTAGCATACTCCGATGCTTCTGTTACCGACGCCTCATTTATCAGGCTCAAGAATATTGCATTTGATTACCGGTTACCTGCAAATTTAATGCATAGAATCAAACTCAACTCGTGTAAAGTTTTTATACAGGGCCAAAACCTGCTAACCATTACCCGATACAAAGGGCTCGACCCCGAAACCGCAACCTTTAACGGGCAAGGCTTTTCGGCGGGCCTGGTATTGCCTACTTTAAAAACACTGGTTATTGGTATTCAAACATCTCTATAA
- a CDS encoding TlpA family protein disulfide reductase yields the protein MKLKLISMLIMFISLDSFAQPVKPVVTDDLLPNKAAERHKYFPMANNAYLFKMNLIPPDSFIKMVNNFKASFNPEINSGHDDQLKELQKKDIDYYCRYLIFYDYINGYGIDSAKLAEFGKFRATLPSSDNYKQRIDSAYKNVYVKKLTPEESAGLEEYVWGNPDLDDAELFKRSLAYRNWLSDYYMFKVRGTKYKAIPGRGGWLGNPAGMLIVVNNEVKSTFIREYYASRMVNSIIKQVKDTAVKEKAYHDFMAVVTDPYYKEQVTGIYNNYKNMISRAPAPDFTYTDINGKQVSLKDLRGKYVYIDVWATWCAPCKAGLPFLAKIEDEYRGKNIQFVSLDVDKIANKPEWASYVKEHNLPGIQLMADNDFNSDFIRKFNVNSIPRCILIDPAGNIVSGDASDPTSPELRKQLDALVK from the coding sequence ATGAAACTGAAATTAATCAGCATGCTAATCATGTTTATTAGCCTGGATAGCTTTGCACAACCGGTAAAGCCCGTTGTAACAGATGATTTATTACCAAATAAAGCCGCTGAGCGACACAAATATTTCCCGATGGCTAACAACGCGTATTTATTTAAAATGAATTTAATACCGCCTGATTCATTTATTAAAATGGTCAATAACTTCAAGGCGTCTTTCAATCCCGAAATCAATTCGGGGCATGATGATCAATTGAAAGAACTTCAGAAAAAAGATATCGATTACTATTGCCGTTACCTGATTTTTTACGATTATATAAATGGGTATGGTATTGACTCCGCAAAACTTGCAGAGTTTGGAAAATTCAGAGCTACTCTTCCTTCCTCCGATAATTATAAGCAGCGTATAGACTCGGCTTATAAAAATGTATATGTGAAAAAACTAACTCCGGAAGAAAGCGCCGGCCTGGAAGAATATGTTTGGGGCAATCCTGATCTGGATGATGCAGAATTATTTAAACGTTCCCTTGCTTACCGTAATTGGCTGAGTGATTACTACATGTTTAAAGTAAGAGGTACCAAATATAAAGCAATACCCGGAAGAGGTGGCTGGCTGGGCAATCCTGCGGGGATGCTCATCGTTGTCAATAACGAGGTTAAAAGCACTTTTATCAGAGAATATTATGCCTCGCGGATGGTGAACTCCATTATTAAACAAGTAAAAGACACAGCTGTGAAAGAAAAAGCATATCACGACTTTATGGCTGTAGTAACCGATCCTTATTATAAAGAGCAGGTTACCGGGATCTATAATAATTATAAAAACATGATCTCGCGGGCGCCCGCGCCTGATTTTACTTATACAGACATCAATGGCAAACAAGTGTCGCTAAAAGATTTGCGTGGGAAATACGTATATATCGATGTATGGGCCACCTGGTGCGCCCCTTGCAAAGCAGGGCTTCCGTTTCTTGCTAAAATTGAAGATGAATACCGGGGAAAGAACATTCAGTTTGTAAGCCTGGATGTGGACAAAATAGCCAATAAGCCTGAATGGGCAAGCTATGTGAAAGAACATAACTTACCGGGCATACAGTTGATGGCCGATAATGATTTTAACTCTGATTTTATCAGGAAGTTCAATGTCAATTCTATTCCTCGGTGCATCCTTATCGATCCGGCCGGGAATATCGTTTCCGGAGATGCCAGCGATCCCACCAGCCCTGAATTGCGAAAACAACTCGATGCCCTGGTAAAATAA
- a CDS encoding redoxin domain-containing protein, whose amino-acid sequence MKNYLTLLMIWAMFFQSENSLAQTNGLKVDTAITHYNYLIASKNPADRTLLKQELYQLLASDNEKDWVTAHLFFSMIKTSTADSILSAEEMKFPTGLAVRDKQAKVIYDETDALKKEELYQKWIKDFPPEKSSMDRNQYDYVRTAISVAFAKADNVQKALQYAGMIEADWYKGSSYAATADELLKHDHSIDALVLYKKARNNAYKYLTTNRQDRYASNASWGFASYGYSIAEILYKQKKYEEALTYAKQARDSSKYEIGNQNPYYIKTLMALGKNQEAFDEIEAAIKQGKATVEMREAIQTLYGKVKGSMAGYDQYMASVNKILADKKRAEIAKSMINLPAPNFTLKDVDGNTVSLASLKGKIVVVDFWAIWCVPCKASMPAMLLAINKYKDDPDVKFLFIHTWENHHRNQKFDDSPTITAKKYVDDSHYPFRVLMDLKDPVTGKNNVVTSYKVTAIPTKFVIDKMGNIRFRLTALTDGDDAGAEEVSAMIDLTKGAK is encoded by the coding sequence ATGAAAAACTATCTTACGTTATTGATGATATGGGCCATGTTTTTCCAGTCGGAAAATAGCCTTGCCCAAACCAATGGTTTAAAAGTGGATACCGCGATCACGCATTATAATTATTTAATAGCTTCAAAGAATCCGGCAGACAGGACCTTGTTAAAGCAGGAGCTTTACCAATTATTAGCATCAGATAATGAGAAGGATTGGGTAACGGCGCATCTGTTTTTTTCAATGATCAAAACCTCAACTGCCGACTCAATTTTGAGCGCCGAGGAAATGAAGTTCCCAACCGGTTTAGCGGTAAGAGACAAACAGGCTAAGGTTATTTACGATGAAACCGACGCGTTAAAGAAAGAAGAACTATATCAAAAATGGATCAAAGATTTTCCTCCTGAGAAATCCAGCATGGATAGAAACCAGTACGACTATGTGCGGACGGCGATATCGGTGGCCTTCGCGAAAGCGGATAATGTTCAAAAAGCGCTGCAATATGCCGGTATGATTGAGGCGGATTGGTACAAGGGCTCTTCGTACGCGGCTACGGCAGACGAATTATTGAAGCATGATCATTCAATAGATGCCCTTGTCTTGTATAAAAAAGCAAGGAATAACGCTTATAAATATTTAACTACCAACCGGCAGGACCGTTATGCCTCTAACGCATCCTGGGGCTTTGCAAGTTATGGCTACTCAATAGCTGAAATATTGTATAAGCAAAAGAAATACGAAGAGGCGTTAACTTATGCCAAACAGGCCCGCGATAGTTCAAAATATGAAATAGGTAATCAAAATCCTTACTATATCAAAACCTTAATGGCATTAGGCAAAAACCAGGAAGCCTTTGACGAAATTGAGGCTGCTATTAAACAGGGCAAAGCAACCGTTGAAATGAGAGAAGCCATTCAAACTTTATACGGAAAGGTAAAAGGAAGTATGGCCGGGTATGATCAATACATGGCATCGGTCAACAAAATTCTGGCAGATAAAAAAAGAGCGGAAATAGCTAAATCAATGATTAACCTGCCGGCGCCAAACTTTACATTGAAAGATGTAGACGGCAACACCGTTTCTCTGGCATCATTAAAAGGGAAGATAGTTGTAGTTGATTTTTGGGCAATTTGGTGTGTCCCTTGCAAGGCATCTATGCCGGCAATGCTTTTGGCGATAAATAAGTATAAAGACGATCCGGATGTGAAGTTTTTATTTATTCACACTTGGGAAAATCATCACCGGAATCAAAAATTTGATGATAGCCCAACTATTACCGCAAAAAAATATGTCGATGATAGTCATTACCCATTCCGGGTTCTCATGGACTTAAAAGATCCGGTAACGGGTAAAAACAATGTAGTGACAAGTTATAAGGTAACTGCCATCCCCACAAAATTTGTAATTGATAAAATGGGAAATATCAGGTTCCGTTTAACCGCTTTAACAGATGGCGATGATGCGGGGGCCGAAGAAGTTTCGGCAATGATCGATTTGACCAAAGGTGCAAAGTGA
- a CDS encoding RNA polymerase sigma factor: MANYNLYTDQQLVSLLKDNDQVAYTEIYDRYQGLLYIYACKITKDESEAEDIVQEVFFYLWDKRAAILFNTSLSSYLYSAVRYKFFNLLDHKKVRANYVESLQRFIEIGNIEADYAIREKELTILIEKEISLLPIKMREVFELSRKAQLSHKEIAEKLRISEKTVKNQINNALKELRMKLGVMAFLLILTRF, from the coding sequence GTGGCGAATTATAATCTATATACCGATCAGCAATTAGTGTCTTTATTAAAGGATAATGACCAGGTTGCGTACACTGAAATTTACGATCGCTATCAGGGCCTGTTGTATATTTATGCCTGTAAAATTACTAAGGACGAAAGCGAGGCTGAGGACATTGTTCAGGAAGTGTTTTTCTACCTTTGGGATAAACGGGCTGCCATTTTATTCAATACTTCCTTATCGTCATACCTTTATAGCGCGGTACGGTATAAATTTTTTAATTTGCTTGATCATAAAAAGGTGAGGGCCAATTATGTGGAATCGTTGCAGCGATTTATTGAGATCGGAAATATAGAAGCCGATTATGCTATTCGAGAGAAAGAATTAACGATCCTTATTGAAAAAGAAATCTCTCTTTTGCCAATTAAAATGCGCGAGGTGTTTGAGCTAAGCCGGAAAGCCCAGCTTTCACATAAAGAAATTGCCGAAAAATTGAGAATTTCAGAAAAAACAGTAAAAAATCAGATTAATAATGCCTTAAAAGAACTTAGAATGAAGCTTGGTGTGATGGCTTTCTTGCTTATTCTGACCAGATTTTAG
- a CDS encoding FecR family protein has product MALQDDTLKQLAEKYKAGLCTADEIEQIRAWYDDFEANGYPLPPADEIDRASMEAAAKVIRLVAEQQSSRAAAVGPVDEEALNTPVRKINSQVMRYAAAAAVLIFSAIGTYFYLKPAQQQHVLSQAAKKDFTPGGNKAVLTLSNGTTIVLNNARNGNLAQQGFTAVHKKSNGLLAYQVNPGDHQAGVVAPSGFNTITTPRGGQYQVILPDGTKVWLNSVSSIRFPVAFNGNSRQVETTGEVYFEVAKDKQKPFMVSSGGQMVTVLGTHFNIMAYADEYHIVTTLLEGSVKISKGNLSRIIKPGEQALVDEGITVSDADTNDAVAWKNGVTSFNEADIKTIMRKVSRWYDVDVEYQGPVSNRLFTGAISRQSNLSGLLKILALNHIQFSMDGNKLIVK; this is encoded by the coding sequence ATGGCATTACAAGACGATACACTAAAGCAACTGGCTGAGAAATACAAAGCCGGTTTATGTACGGCCGATGAGATTGAACAGATCAGGGCATGGTACGATGATTTTGAAGCGAACGGATACCCCTTGCCTCCGGCGGATGAAATAGACAGGGCATCCATGGAAGCTGCCGCTAAAGTTATCCGGTTGGTAGCCGAGCAACAAAGTAGCAGGGCGGCTGCGGTGGGGCCGGTGGATGAGGAGGCGTTGAACACGCCGGTCCGCAAAATCAATAGTCAGGTTATGCGTTATGCCGCTGCGGCAGCTGTTTTAATTTTCTCTGCCATTGGCACTTACTTTTATCTCAAACCGGCACAACAACAACATGTGCTATCTCAAGCCGCAAAGAAAGATTTTACGCCCGGCGGAAATAAGGCCGTACTTACCCTGAGTAACGGCACTACAATCGTTCTAAACAATGCGCGTAACGGTAACCTTGCACAGCAGGGCTTTACGGCGGTACATAAAAAAAGCAACGGTTTGCTTGCCTACCAGGTTAACCCAGGCGACCATCAAGCCGGAGTGGTTGCCCCCAGTGGTTTTAACACCATTACTACACCGCGGGGTGGGCAGTACCAGGTAATTCTGCCCGATGGTACCAAGGTATGGCTCAACTCAGTATCTTCCATACGCTTCCCGGTTGCCTTCAACGGTAACAGCCGCCAGGTGGAAACAACAGGAGAAGTTTATTTTGAAGTAGCTAAAGATAAGCAAAAGCCGTTTATGGTGAGCTCGGGAGGGCAAATGGTAACGGTTTTAGGTACACATTTTAATATTATGGCTTATGCCGACGAGTATCATATCGTTACCACACTGCTGGAGGGCTCGGTTAAAATTAGCAAAGGCAACCTAAGCAGAATAATAAAACCGGGAGAACAAGCCTTGGTTGACGAAGGCATTACTGTAAGCGATGCGGACACCAACGACGCCGTAGCCTGGAAAAACGGTGTTACATCGTTCAACGAGGCCGATATTAAAACCATTATGCGCAAAGTTTCCCGTTGGTATGATGTGGATGTGGAATACCAGGGCCCGGTGTCTAACCGCTTGTTTACAGGTGCCATATCACGCCAGTCAAACCTCTCCGGCCTGTTAAAAATATTAGCGCTCAACCATATTCAGTTTTCCATGGATGGGAATAAACTGATTGTGAAATAA
- a CDS encoding RNA polymerase sigma factor produces the protein MDNLSDLSLLDLMQHDDEQAFAVVVHRYRKQLYRQIYKRLGSEDDTKDLLQEIYLSLWNNRSTLVIKDSLLPYLSRAAHYTIVDQYLFRKKRTALEVSLALMDEPAYSPVEDIIMADDLKKEFERELEKMPLTVQHVFRLSRNEGLSVKEIAVTLNLSEQTVKNYISAALQALRVYLVKDNLAFVLALASACLFKEMK, from the coding sequence GTGGATAATTTATCTGATTTAAGCCTGCTTGATTTAATGCAACATGATGATGAGCAGGCATTTGCGGTGGTTGTGCATCGCTATAGAAAACAATTATACCGCCAGATTTATAAAAGGTTAGGCTCAGAGGATGACACGAAAGACCTGCTCCAGGAAATTTATTTATCGCTTTGGAATAACCGCTCCACCCTTGTAATTAAAGATTCCCTGCTGCCTTATTTATCAAGAGCCGCACATTATACCATAGTAGATCAATATCTTTTCCGCAAAAAAAGAACAGCTCTTGAAGTATCACTGGCCCTGATGGATGAACCTGCTTATTCGCCTGTGGAGGATATCATTATGGCAGATGATCTCAAGAAGGAGTTTGAACGTGAGTTGGAGAAAATGCCTCTGACCGTACAACATGTTTTCCGGCTCAGCAGAAACGAAGGCCTTTCTGTCAAAGAGATTGCCGTTACACTCAACCTTTCGGAGCAAACCGTAAAAAATTACATATCAGCCGCCCTCCAGGCCCTTCGCGTCTATCTTGTTAAAGATAATCTTGCCTTTGTACTTGCCCTGGCATCTGCTTGTTTATTTAAGGAGATGAAGTAA
- a CDS encoding RagB/SusD family nutrient uptake outer membrane protein has product MKLLITKPISIVLVLVVSIFCLSSCKKYLTVDAPNNKLSTASVFGDSTSASSAIVGIYSTVAASNTSYLAYLPRTASLCSDELSNNATRTGDMVDFGNNTISSTNATLNSMWVGLYSSIYQANAVIDGVTNSSGITPSAKNTLIAESKFIRAFCLFYLTNLWGDVPLTVSTDYTVTGSLGRAPSAGVYAQIISDLTAAQTYLPVTYLTATRVRPNKWTAAALLARVYLYQQNWQMAEATSNNIINSGLYPLSALNATFLATSQETVWQIYPAFNVFYNSFDGNSYVTSSASVIPNYLLSPNFLSSIETGDQRNINWIGTQVVAGVTYKYPYKYKVRRGSTPPTEYNVIFRSAEQYLIRAEARAQQGTNLAGAASDINVVRTRAGLPNTTASTQLTLLNAVYQERRVELFAEWGTRWFDLKRTGQADAVLKIVKNSTWKSTSVLWPIPSPQLLNNPYLVQNPGY; this is encoded by the coding sequence ATGAAATTATTAATTACAAAGCCAATTAGTATAGTTTTAGTGCTAGTTGTTTCCATATTTTGTCTGTCGTCCTGTAAAAAATACCTCACGGTAGATGCCCCTAACAATAAGCTTTCAACGGCTTCTGTATTTGGCGACAGTACCAGCGCCTCGTCGGCCATAGTTGGTATTTACAGCACCGTAGCCGCTTCCAATACTTCGTATCTGGCCTATTTACCACGAACGGCAAGCTTGTGTTCGGATGAATTGAGCAACAATGCCACCAGGACCGGAGATATGGTCGACTTCGGCAACAATACCATTTCGTCCACCAATGCAACTTTAAACAGTATGTGGGTTGGCCTATACTCATCCATCTATCAGGCTAACGCGGTTATAGATGGTGTAACCAACTCTTCCGGTATCACACCCAGCGCAAAAAATACGCTGATCGCCGAGTCCAAATTTATCAGGGCCTTTTGTCTTTTCTACCTGACGAATCTATGGGGAGACGTCCCTTTAACTGTTTCAACAGACTATACGGTTACGGGTTCATTGGGGCGTGCTCCATCAGCCGGTGTTTACGCTCAAATCATCAGCGATTTAACAGCTGCACAAACCTATCTGCCGGTTACCTATCTTACAGCTACCCGGGTGCGGCCCAACAAGTGGACCGCTGCTGCATTACTGGCCCGCGTTTATTTATACCAGCAAAATTGGCAAATGGCCGAAGCTACATCCAATAATATCATCAACTCAGGCTTATATCCGCTTTCGGCCCTGAATGCGACATTTTTAGCAACGAGCCAGGAAACGGTTTGGCAGATATACCCGGCATTCAATGTTTTTTATAATTCTTTTGATGGAAACTCCTATGTGACTTCAAGTGCTTCAGTGATACCGAATTACCTTTTATCGCCAAATTTTTTATCTTCCATAGAAACAGGCGACCAAAGGAACATTAATTGGATAGGCACCCAGGTTGTTGCCGGTGTTACCTATAAGTATCCTTACAAGTATAAAGTCAGAAGAGGGTCAACCCCGCCAACGGAATACAATGTGATATTCAGGTCTGCCGAGCAGTACCTGATCAGAGCTGAAGCAAGAGCGCAACAAGGAACTAATTTAGCAGGTGCGGCCAGTGATATTAATGTGGTAAGAACCCGGGCGGGCCTACCCAATACCACAGCAAGCACCCAATTAACATTGCTGAATGCCGTTTACCAGGAAAGACGGGTTGAGCTTTTTGCCGAATGGGGAACAAGATGGTTCGACTTGAAGCGCACGGGCCAGGCAGATGCCGTATTAAAAATCGTAAAAAACAGTACCTGGAAATCAACCTCCGTTTTATGGCCTATTCCAAGCCCGCAGTTATTGAACAATCCTTACCTGGTACAAAACCCAGGGTATTAA